The DNA region TCCGACGCGCCCGGATCACCCACCGGCCAGCGGCAGGTATGCTCGTTGAGCTGCAGCAACGTCTTGCGCTGCTCCGTCGGAATTTCGATCAGTTCCGGCTCGGGCTCCGGCTCGTACTCGTAAGCGAGCGCGGTATTGCCGCGGACTGCCGGCCGCGAAACGCGCAGCATGTGACCGGAAGAGCGCGCTTTACGCGGCCGCGGCGCGGCCGAGGACGGGCTCTTGGCGCGGCCGGAGAGGCCCAGGCGATGCACCTTGCCAATCACCGCGTTGCGGGTGATGCCGCCAAGCTCG from Pseudolabrys taiwanensis includes:
- a CDS encoding GcrA family cell cycle regulator, encoding MGWTDERVELLKKLWSDGLSASQIAAELGGITRNAVIGKVHRLGLSGRAKSPSSAAPRPRKARSSGHMLRVSRPAVRGNTALAYEYEPEPEPELIEIPTEQRKTLLQLNEHTCRWPVGDPGASDFFFCGGDTSNEQPYCSFHCRVAYQPANDRRREKRAFRG